In the genome of Variovorax sp. PAMC26660, the window GCCGGGTCGTGGTTGAAATGGGCTGGCCGGCGACGGTCAGCGTGGCTTGGCTGTCCATGAAATAGAGCGCGTCCTTGCTTGGCACCACCGCGATCAGCTCGCCCTTGAAGCCGTTCGAGAGCTTCGCCCAGAGGTCCGGCAGCAACAGCATGCAGGCTTCGAGGCCATCGCCTGTCACGAGGGCCTTGTACGCGACGAGATCCTGCGTGGCCGCTTTCGGGGCGGCCTTGTGGTGCAGGTTGTCGACCGCCTGCGCATGCAGCCCTTGCGCATCGAGGCCCAGTTGCTTCATGTACCCGTGGGTCAGCGTGGTGCGCTGCGTGGGGAAGTCGATGGCGTAGGTCACGCGCAAATCGACGTCTCCGGCGATGGCCCGGGCGACCGGCGCTTGCGCACTGTGGTGGCCTGTGGGCGTGGGCGCCGTGTCGGGCATGGGTTCGGATTCATGGAGAAAATCGGGACGCGTGATGCGGGGATAGATGCGAGGCGGATTGCAGTTCATGGCGCCGGGCATTGTTCTGGCGGGCCTTCTTTCCGACCAGTACCGAAGTCATGAACCCCCATGAAAAAGCCGGCGGCTGCCGGCTTTGCTGTGGTTCCGTGACTTACTACATCTCGCGGTCGGGGTCCGGGTAGACCAGGGGCCCCAGCAAACCGCGATTGAAGGGCTTCCACTGGCCCTCGGGCTGCGCCAGCCGGTCGGCTACCGCGTACAGCACGGCAGGGTGCGCACCCAATCCCAGGTGGCTGGCCATGACCTCGATGTTTTCCGATTGCGGGCCGGTCTTCTCGATGCTGCAACGCCAGGCGACCACGCCATCGGTGCGACTGAAGATCGAAGTGGTCGGCACCGGCGGCGTGGGCTGCACGAACTTCATGCGGCGCGGGTCATGCGAACTCTGGCCGCTCACGCCTTCGTACACGCGCCAGGCGTTGGTCGCGCGCGGGCTGCCTGAGAACGGGCTGCCCAGTGTGATGACATTTCGGATCAGGTCCGATTGCGCCGATG includes:
- a CDS encoding esterase/lipase family protein; the encoded protein is MTTATRDHIAPPSRLLLLAEARALWETGAGIAMWPLLQLTPRGDGHPVLVLPGLVAGDGSTLLLRRYLCSRGYDAHGWGLGRNLGPREGVEDGMVQLLKTLHEKSGQKVSVIGWSLGGVYARLLASAQSDLIRNVITLGSPFSGSPRATNAWRVYEGVSGQSSHDPRRMKFVQPTPPVPTTSIFSRTDGVVAWRCSIEKTGPQSENIEVMASHLGLGAHPAVLYAVADRLAQPEGQWKPFNRGLLGPLVYPDPDREM